A stretch of Rhododendron vialii isolate Sample 1 chromosome 4a, ASM3025357v1 DNA encodes these proteins:
- the LOC131321786 gene encoding uncharacterized protein LOC131321786, protein MESQVARRRMSTIGGHFASAADDISGSATQIFPLNCTSSLNSIIQRRDNIMHFARQGSSSQACFMRQASTDQVSSAQSGVPLKSTSSTTEGSSNAFEAPLFSRLTSMQPNFPNATVIQAVVQDCKLPRTEPPKFARPHRSLRRLHQSPSRKKIHPFGSSGFEWSPRMDVAESRRSYVLLVELPGVSIHDIRVEASDQSLTVMGKNSDQRGRAVHSKDSASGFHKREISHGPYQVVWPLPSNANKDDISAEFVDGLLRITIPKL, encoded by the exons atggagaGTCAGGTGGCAAGACGGAGGATGAGCACAATCGGCGGCCACTTTGCTTCTGCCGCGGACGATATCTCCGGCTCTGCAACCCAAATTTTTCCCCTG AATTGCACTAGTAGTTTGAACTCTATCATACAGAGGCGCGACAATATAATGCATTTTGCTAGGCAGGGGTCTAGCTCTCAAGCTTGTTTCATGAGGCAGGCGTCAACAGATCAG GTTAGCTCTGCTCAGTCAGGTGTCCCTCTCAAATCCACTAGTTCTACAACTGAGGGCTCTTCCAATGCCTTTGAAGCACCTTTGTTTTCTAGACTAACTAGTATGCAACCAAACTTCCCCAATGCTACTGTTATCCAAGCTGTGGTGCAAGATTGCAAATTACCCAGAACTGAGCCTCCTAAGTTTGCCAGGCCACACAGAAGTCTTCGCAGGCTACATCAATCTCCTTCCAGGAAGAAAATACATCCTTTTGGATCTAGTG GATTTGAGTGGTCCCCGAGAATGGATGTTGCAGAATCTAGACGCAGTTACGTTCTTTTGGTAGAACTCCCAGGTGTAAGTATCCATGATATCAGAGTGGAAGCAAGTGATCAAAG cttgACTGTGATGGGTAAAAATTCAGACCAGAGGGGGAGAGCGGTACATTCAAAAGACAGTGCCTCTGGATTTCACAAGAGGGAGATTTCACATGGACCATACCAGGTTGTATGGCCACTGCCCAGTAATGCAAACAAGGATGATATCTCTGCTGAATTTGT GGACGGACTTCTTCGAATAACCATTCCTAAACTTTAA
- the LOC131323678 gene encoding F-box protein SKIP23-like encodes MLMLPDDLEEEERYTLSSWSEHDYGSTRFYSLSDEERYTLSSNQWKLGKTRCGGWIRVKSLKTILINKAVLSSDLCRNKSCCTFVAVVYDQSRLVLFRIGDSKWTDLQAANKFSFFYMDVIWCQDHLCALSRKASVEIWDFSSSASSVPVKKMEIEPTFFETEVELKELSRDLHTNQSYIVEAMGEILLVVRYIGQFVRKEDRVPVPKKDRSLYGCTYMTLKFRVFKLDFARTVWEEIESLGDRALFLGGNHSLSLSTAGHGSPSCRQNSIYFTDANWSEMDSSRWGWAGGHDMGVFNMEDKSIKQVYKTKSSVIQPPPFWVVPASPR; translated from the exons ATGCTCATGCTTCCCGATGacctagaagaagaagaacgctACACCCTGAGCAGTTGGTCGGAGCACGATTACGGGAGCACTCGCTTCTACAGTCTCAGTGATGAAGAACGCTACACCCTGAGCAGCAACCAGTGGAAGCTGGGCAAGACTCGCTGC GGTGGATGGATACGTGTGAAATCCCTTAAAACTATCTTGATCAATAAAGCTGTGTTATCATCGGATCTGTGTCGCAACAAGAGCTGCTGCACATTCGTAGCTGTTGTGTACGATCAATCGCGTCTTGTCCTTTTTAGGATTGGAGACAGTAAATGGACAGACCTCCAAGCCGCGAATAAATTCAGCTTCTTCTACATGGACGTTATATGGTGCCAAGACCATTTATGTGCTTTATCTCGTAAGGCCTCGGTTGAAATTTGGGATTTTAGCAGCAGCGCATCGTCAGTTCCCGTGAAGAAGATGGAAATCGAACCTACTTTCTTTGAGACCGAGGTTGAGTTAAAAGAGCTTTCCAGGGATCTACACACCAATCAGAGTTACATTGTTGAAGCAATGGGAGAGATTTTGCTTGTTGTCAGGTATATCGGACAATTTGTTCGCAAGGAGGATCGCGTACCTGTCCCCAAGAAAGATCGTTCCCTATATGGCTGCACATACATGACGTTGAAATTCCGGGTATTTAAGCTGGATTTTGCTCGGACGGTGTGGGAGGAGATAGAGTCCTTGGGTGATCGCGCGTTGTTTTTGGGTGGAAATCACTCTTTGTCGCTCTCTACTGCTGGTCATGGCTCTCCAAGTTGTCGCCAAAACTCAATCTATTTCACCGATGCTAATTGGTCTGAGATGGATTCATCTCGCTGGGGCTGGGCTGGTGGTCATGATATGGGAGTCTTCAACATGGAggataaaagtatcaaacaggTGTACAAAACCAAATCTTCGGTTATTCAACCACccccattttgggttgttccGGCCAGTCCACGGTAG
- the LOC131321785 gene encoding protein trichome birefringence-like 43: MGSYSFAAPAALVLVLLLLIPFFFFNQIHGESYDRIDNGALAAAGGFEPNGACDLFKGSWVYDNSYPLYEATACPFVEKEFDCLKNGRPDRDYLKYRWQPSGCSLPRFNGAELLWRLRGKRLLFVGDSLSLNQWQSLTCMIHVAVPRAKYTLQRTQGLSTFTFPTYNASIMFDRNAFLVDIMSEESGRVLKLDSIQSGTMWKGMDVLIFNSWHWWLHTGRKQPWDVIQDGSAVYKDMVRLVAYEKALNTWARWVESNIDPTKTRVIFQGVSPDHANGSDWAQPKADCRGQTRPVAGSNYPAGPHPAELVAEKVLRAMSKPVYLLNITPLSQLRKDGHPSAYGLGGHSGLDCSHWCIAGVPDTWNQLLYAALISR; this comes from the exons atgggcAGTTACTCATTTGCAGCCCCTGCAGCGCTGGTCCTGGTCCTACTCCTCCTcattcccttcttcttcttcaaccaGATACATGGGGAGTCCTATGACCGCATTGATAATGGAGCACTAGCAGCAGCAGGTGGGTTCGAACCCAACGGCGCCTGTGATCTGTTCAAAGGGAGTTGGGTGTACGATAACTCGTATCCTCTGTACGAAGCAACGGCGTGCCCGTTCGTGGAGAAGGAATTCGATTGCCTGAAGAACGGCCGGCCGGATAGAGACTACCTCAAGTACAGATGGCAGCCCTCTGGATGCAGTTTACCAAG GTTTAATGGTGCAGAGTTGTTGTGGAGATTGAGAGGGAAACGCCTCTTGTTTGTAGGAGACTCTCTGAGCCTCAACCAGTGGCAGTCACTCACTTGCATGATTCACGTGGCAGTACCACGGGCCAAGTACACCTTACAGAGGACTCAAGGCCTTTCTACTTTCACATTCCCG ACGTACAACGCTTCGATTATGTTCGATCGCAATGCTTTCCTAGTTGATATCATGAGCGAAGAAAGTGGACGGGTTCTCAAACTTGATTCGATCCAGAGCGGCACAATGTGGAAAGGGATGGACGTATTGATATTCAACTCATGGCACTGGTGGCTTCACACCGGAAGGAAACAACC ATGGGATGTTATTCAAGATGGGAGTGCTGTATACAAAGACATGGTTCGTTTGGTTGCCTACGAGAAAGCTCTGAATACATGGGCCAGATGGGTTGAGTCCAACATTGATCCTACAAAAACCAGAGTCATTTTCCAAGGTGTATCGCCTGATCATGCCAA TGGAAGCGATTGGGCCCAGCCGAAGGCGGACTGCAGAGGACAAACCCGACCCGTGGCGGGCTCAAATTATCCAGCCGGCCCCCATCCGGCAGAATTGGTGGCGGAGAAAGTGTTGAGAGCAATGTCCAAGCCAGTGTATTTGCTAAACATAACACCCCTTTCCCAACTAAGGAAAGATGGGCACCCATCTGCTTACGGGCTGGGCGGCCACAGTGGGCTGGACTGCAGCCACTGGTGCATCGCCGGGGTTCCCGATACTTGGAATCAACTCCTGTATGCAGCCCTCATTTCAAGATAG